In one window of Denticeps clupeoides chromosome 2, fDenClu1.1, whole genome shotgun sequence DNA:
- the LOC114770748 gene encoding zona pellucida-like domain-containing protein 1 isoform X1 — MSRQMKTEINSELCSSADVEMDWLCLIIFLISRTSVGGSHFNDYNCDPSFHSRLPGERDVSVYCGVQSITLKINVCPVLYAGYMGTDLALNGRHDEPHCRGFLSNNTFPAAVLFSISLSSLEACGSSLVVSTVKGINAYGNSSLVQIGNISGYIDTPDPTTIITYLPSLLYKFSCSYPLEYLINASQLVTSSAAVSVKDSNGTFISTLRLELYNDSSFSHQLSLPPSGLGLKTRVFAAVTASNLDSRWNVYMEYCYTTPSGNPNDEIRYDLFLGCQKDPQTTVFENGKSQMSRFSFEVFRFVKHKMEKKSTIFLHCITKLCRTDDCAILTPICDRRKRREKLKGIGSTRTKSGDTVISTGPIITRSTDETTSKNSEIVNSNYTLRLSPLNSFLLSAVIILAVMSLSFCCLSLALLYSRIPPAGGGGPTSVS; from the exons ATG AGCAGACAGATGAAAACTGAGATCAACAGTGAACTGTGCTCATCAGCAGATGTGGAAATGGACtggctgtgtttgattatatttCTCATAAGCAGAACATCTGTGGGCGGGTCCCACTTTAATGATTACAACTGTGACCCCAGCTTCCATAGTAGGCTTCCTG gtgaaAGGGACGTCAGTGTGTACTGTGGCGTACAGAGTATCACGTTAAAGATCAATGTTTGCCCAGTGCTGTACGCAGGCTACATGGGCACTGACTTGGCCCTGAACGGTCGCCATGATGAGCCCCACTGCCGTGGTTTCCTCAGCAACAACACCTTTCCTGCAGCGGTGCTGTTCAGCATCAGCCTCAGCTCCCTGGAGGCCTGTGGCAGCTCTCTGGTG GTGTCCACAGTTAAGGGAATCAATGCCTATGGAAACTCCTCTCTGGTCCAGATAGGAAACATTTCCGGATACATCGACACACCAGACCCTACAACCATCATCACCTATTTACCTAGCTTGCTCTACAAGTTCAGCTGCAGCTACCCTCTTGAGTACCTGATTAACGCCTCCCAGCTTGTGAC GTCCTCTGCAGCAGTATCAGTTAAAGACAGTAACGGCACATTCATCAGCACTCTGCGCTTGGAACTCTATAAT GATTCATCCTTCAGCCACCAATTGTCTCTTCCACCTTCTGGATTGGGGCTGAAGACTAGAGTGTTTGCTGCTGTGACGGCGTCAAATCTGGACAGCAG ATGGAACGTCTACATGGAATACTGTTACACCACCCCCTCCGGGAACCCCAATGATGAAATCCGCTATGACCTTTTCTTGGG ATGCCAGAAAGATCCTCAGACAACAGTTTTTGAAAATGGAAAGAGTCAAATGAGTCGCTTTTCTTTTGAGGTTTTTCGATTCGTCAAGCACAAGATGGAGAAAAAATCAACCATCTTCCTCCACTGCATCACCAAACTGTGTCGCACAGATGACTGTGCCATTCTTACACCT ATTTGTGACAGGCGCAAAAGGAGAGAGAAGCTAAAGGGTATCGGGAGTACCAGAACAAAGTCAGGGGATACGGTCATATCCACTGGACCCATTATAACACGCAGTA CAGATGAAACAACAAGCAAAAATTCTGAGATCG TGAACAGCAACTACACTCTCCGGCTGAGTCCTCTGAACAGCTTCCTGCTATCAGCTGTGATCATCCTGGCTGTGATGAGCCTCAgcttctgctgtctgtctctcgccCTGCTGTACAGTCGCATTCCTCCAGCAGGAGGAGGGGGTCCTACATCCGTCAGCTGA
- the LOC114770748 gene encoding zona pellucida-like domain-containing protein 1 isoform X2: MSRQMKTEINSELCSSADVEMDWLCLIIFLISRTSVGGSHFNDYNCDPSFHSRLPGERDVSVYCGVQSITLKINVCPVLYAGYMGTDLALNGRHDEPHCRGFLSNNTFPAAVLFSISLSSLEACGSSLVVSTVKGINAYGNSSLVQIGNISGYIDTPDPTTIITYLPSLLYKFSCSYPLEYLINASQLVTSSAAVSVKDSNGTFISTLRLELYNDSSFSHQLSLPPSGLGLKTRVFAAVTASNLDSRWNVYMEYCYTTPSGNPNDEIRYDLFLGCQKDPQTTVFENGKSQMSRFSFEVFRFVKHKMEKKSTIFLHCITKLCRTDDCAILTPICDRRKRREKLKGIGSTRTKSGDTVISTGPIITRSNETTSKNSEIVNSNYTLRLSPLNSFLLSAVIILAVMSLSFCCLSLALLYSRIPPAGGGGPTSVS; the protein is encoded by the exons ATG AGCAGACAGATGAAAACTGAGATCAACAGTGAACTGTGCTCATCAGCAGATGTGGAAATGGACtggctgtgtttgattatatttCTCATAAGCAGAACATCTGTGGGCGGGTCCCACTTTAATGATTACAACTGTGACCCCAGCTTCCATAGTAGGCTTCCTG gtgaaAGGGACGTCAGTGTGTACTGTGGCGTACAGAGTATCACGTTAAAGATCAATGTTTGCCCAGTGCTGTACGCAGGCTACATGGGCACTGACTTGGCCCTGAACGGTCGCCATGATGAGCCCCACTGCCGTGGTTTCCTCAGCAACAACACCTTTCCTGCAGCGGTGCTGTTCAGCATCAGCCTCAGCTCCCTGGAGGCCTGTGGCAGCTCTCTGGTG GTGTCCACAGTTAAGGGAATCAATGCCTATGGAAACTCCTCTCTGGTCCAGATAGGAAACATTTCCGGATACATCGACACACCAGACCCTACAACCATCATCACCTATTTACCTAGCTTGCTCTACAAGTTCAGCTGCAGCTACCCTCTTGAGTACCTGATTAACGCCTCCCAGCTTGTGAC GTCCTCTGCAGCAGTATCAGTTAAAGACAGTAACGGCACATTCATCAGCACTCTGCGCTTGGAACTCTATAAT GATTCATCCTTCAGCCACCAATTGTCTCTTCCACCTTCTGGATTGGGGCTGAAGACTAGAGTGTTTGCTGCTGTGACGGCGTCAAATCTGGACAGCAG ATGGAACGTCTACATGGAATACTGTTACACCACCCCCTCCGGGAACCCCAATGATGAAATCCGCTATGACCTTTTCTTGGG ATGCCAGAAAGATCCTCAGACAACAGTTTTTGAAAATGGAAAGAGTCAAATGAGTCGCTTTTCTTTTGAGGTTTTTCGATTCGTCAAGCACAAGATGGAGAAAAAATCAACCATCTTCCTCCACTGCATCACCAAACTGTGTCGCACAGATGACTGTGCCATTCTTACACCT ATTTGTGACAGGCGCAAAAGGAGAGAGAAGCTAAAGGGTATCGGGAGTACCAGAACAAAGTCAGGGGATACGGTCATATCCACTGGACCCATTATAACACGCAGTA ATGAAACAACAAGCAAAAATTCTGAGATCG TGAACAGCAACTACACTCTCCGGCTGAGTCCTCTGAACAGCTTCCTGCTATCAGCTGTGATCATCCTGGCTGTGATGAGCCTCAgcttctgctgtctgtctctcgccCTGCTGTACAGTCGCATTCCTCCAGCAGGAGGAGGGGGTCCTACATCCGTCAGCTGA
- the LOC114784606 gene encoding zona pellucida-like domain-containing protein 1 isoform X1 — translation MGFILLLILILMIQEHQALTVTECGLFARRPEYTDISVECGTSSINLAILVCPVIYMGYNESNLILNSVTDSAVCRGVLDRSGTAPVVRFSFPLRQDSACGSNFRTTNAAGTGMFSDFSNIQWVNISGLAQTFDPTVGMVTYNAELKYMYSCAYPLEYLTNNTHVDVSSSSVAVKDINGSFISTLSMQLFRDVNCTSPLIIPPLGIELRTNIYVQVIAADLTSQYFVLLDRCYASISAQPANSTFFNLFVSCSIDQMTSVMENGISQKARFSFPAFRFTEQQNQTISTYYLHCITRLCERTTCSQFKQCQGGRRRRSAETMIQDGLSAPALITSAPITIRTESPFSSKEQAISGGQEKGQNMTSVGLGIIVAILTLIGVVSVLLAVSYRKKLMQMT, via the exons ATGGGTTTTATTCTCCTCTTAATTCTGATCTTGATGATTCAAGAACATCAGGCTCTCACTGTCACTGAATGTGGATTGTTTGCCAGACGACCAG AGTACACAGACATCTCTGTGGAGTGCGGAACATCCTCAATAAACTTGGCCATTTTGGTCTGTCCAGTCATATACATGGGATACAACGAGAGCAATCTGATTCTGAACTCTGTGACGGACAGCGCAGTGTGCAGGGGTGTACTTGACCGAAGCGGCACTGCCCCTGTGGTGCGCTTCAGCTTTCCTCTCAGGCAGGACAGTGCCTGTGGCAGCAACTTCAGG ACGACCAATGCAGCAGGTACTGGGATGTTTTCTGACTTCTCCAACATCCAGTGGGTTAATATCAGTGGCCTAGCGCAGACCTTTGACCCAACTGTTGGAATGGTGACCTACAATGCAGAGCTGAAGTACATGTATTCCTGTGCATACCCTTTGGAGTATCTCACCAACAACACTCATGTGGACGT GTCATCCTCATCTGTAGCAGTAAAGGACATCAATGGCAGCTTCATCAGCACCCTAAGCATGCAGCTTTTCAGA GATGTGAACTGCACTTCACCACTGATAATTCCTCCACTGGGTATAGAGCTTAGGACCAACATCTATGTACAGGTCATAGCTGCAGATTTGACATCACA ATATTTTGTACTGCTTGACCGATGCTATGCCTCCATCTCAGCCCAGCCTGCCAActccactttttttaatctctttGTCTC GTGCTCTATCGACCAAATGACCTCAGTGATGGAGAACGGCATCAGTCAGAAGGCTCGGTTCTCCTTCCCGGCGTTCCGCTTCACAGAGCAGCAAAACCAGACTATTTCCACCTACTACCTGCATTGCATCACCCGCTTGTGTGAGCGCACCACCTGCAGCCAGTTCAAG cAGTGCCAGGGTGGGAGGAGGCGGAGAAGTGCTGAGACCATGATTCAGGATGGGCTGTCAGCCCCCGCACTCATTACCTCGGCTCCCATCACGATCAGGACCGAGAGCC CTTTTTCGTCCAAAGAACAAG CAATTTCTGGAGGTCAGGAAAAAGGACAGAATATGACATCTGTTGGACTTGGCATAATTGTGGCCATCCTCACCCTGATTGGTGTTGTTTCAGTTTTGCTGGCTGTGTCATATCGCAAGAAACTGATGCAAATGACCTGA
- the LOC114784606 gene encoding zona pellucida-like domain-containing protein 1 isoform X2 produces the protein MGYNESNLILNSVTDSAVCRGVLDRSGTAPVVRFSFPLRQDSACGSNFRTTNAAGTGMFSDFSNIQWVNISGLAQTFDPTVGMVTYNAELKYMYSCAYPLEYLTNNTHVDVSSSSVAVKDINGSFISTLSMQLFRDVNCTSPLIIPPLGIELRTNIYVQVIAADLTSQYFVLLDRCYASISAQPANSTFFNLFVSCSIDQMTSVMENGISQKARFSFPAFRFTEQQNQTISTYYLHCITRLCERTTCSQFKQCQGGRRRRSAETMIQDGLSAPALITSAPITIRTESPFSSKEQAISGGQEKGQNMTSVGLGIIVAILTLIGVVSVLLAVSYRKKLMQMT, from the exons ATGGGATACAACGAGAGCAATCTGATTCTGAACTCTGTGACGGACAGCGCAGTGTGCAGGGGTGTACTTGACCGAAGCGGCACTGCCCCTGTGGTGCGCTTCAGCTTTCCTCTCAGGCAGGACAGTGCCTGTGGCAGCAACTTCAGG ACGACCAATGCAGCAGGTACTGGGATGTTTTCTGACTTCTCCAACATCCAGTGGGTTAATATCAGTGGCCTAGCGCAGACCTTTGACCCAACTGTTGGAATGGTGACCTACAATGCAGAGCTGAAGTACATGTATTCCTGTGCATACCCTTTGGAGTATCTCACCAACAACACTCATGTGGACGT GTCATCCTCATCTGTAGCAGTAAAGGACATCAATGGCAGCTTCATCAGCACCCTAAGCATGCAGCTTTTCAGA GATGTGAACTGCACTTCACCACTGATAATTCCTCCACTGGGTATAGAGCTTAGGACCAACATCTATGTACAGGTCATAGCTGCAGATTTGACATCACA ATATTTTGTACTGCTTGACCGATGCTATGCCTCCATCTCAGCCCAGCCTGCCAActccactttttttaatctctttGTCTC GTGCTCTATCGACCAAATGACCTCAGTGATGGAGAACGGCATCAGTCAGAAGGCTCGGTTCTCCTTCCCGGCGTTCCGCTTCACAGAGCAGCAAAACCAGACTATTTCCACCTACTACCTGCATTGCATCACCCGCTTGTGTGAGCGCACCACCTGCAGCCAGTTCAAG cAGTGCCAGGGTGGGAGGAGGCGGAGAAGTGCTGAGACCATGATTCAGGATGGGCTGTCAGCCCCCGCACTCATTACCTCGGCTCCCATCACGATCAGGACCGAGAGCC CTTTTTCGTCCAAAGAACAAG CAATTTCTGGAGGTCAGGAAAAAGGACAGAATATGACATCTGTTGGACTTGGCATAATTGTGGCCATCCTCACCCTGATTGGTGTTGTTTCAGTTTTGCTGGCTGTGTCATATCGCAAGAAACTGATGCAAATGACCTGA